From Chrysemys picta bellii isolate R12L10 chromosome 1, ASM1138683v2, whole genome shotgun sequence:
atgtactattttctctgcatgctggccatcactGACCTGGTCATATCTACATCCATTGTGCCCAAAACATTGaacatcttctggttcaattccagggagatcaatttcagtgcctgcctcacccagatgtacttcattcagtGCTTCACAGTTATGGCATCTGGGATccttgtggccatggcttttgatcgctacatCGCCATTTGTGATCCCCTCAGACATTCCACCACCCTGACAAACCACAGGGTGGCCAAGATTGGCCTGGCGCTGTTGTTGCGCAGCAGCGTGCTCGTAATGCCCAATCCCATCCTGGCGaggcagtggccatattgcagaaccaacatcatcccacACACATACTGTGATGGCATGGCTGTGATgaagctggcctgtgctgacatCCGCGTCAGTAGTTACTACGGCCTCTTTCTGGCGTTCTTGGTGATTGGTGTGGATGTGTTTTCTATCACTGTATCCTATATCCAGATCCTCAGGGTCATCTTCCGCCTCCCCGCAAAGGATGCCCGGCTCAAGGCTTTTAGGACTTGTGGCTCCCACCTCTTTGTTTTCTTAACCTTTTGCATCCCATCTCTGTTCTCCATCCTCACGCACCGGTTTGGGCAGAATGTCCCCCTGCACCTCCACGTTATCATTGCTAACATGTACCTCTTGCTGCCCCCCATGctgaaccccatcatctacggggTGTGGACAGAACAAATCAGAAACAGGCTGTTCTGGCTCTTCACTTATAAAGGGACCTAAAGTTGTCTCCTGGTGCTCTGGTTCTCAGACCGAGCtccatgcagagctggctggtgcatggtgCTGCACCCTCTTCCCATAATCACTGACTGGGCAGTCAAAGAGACATGAAACCCTTTCCTGACCTTACTGTTCAGTGTCAGTGTAACAAACTGGGGAATCGGTCTATGTAGAACTCATTGGGTTTCCACCTTTCCAACTGCTGATAACCGGaccccccaagccccaccccttacccccacctcttctgccaaggctctctccctgctcctcctctttccttcATGTCTTGCTCCTCTACTCCCCATCCCCTGAAACTCACTGGATCATTTTCACCTCCCTTCCTACACACCCAGCTGCAAGGGAGCCATTTCAAATTTAGGCTGGGGCCCACCATAACCGTgtttccaggggctacttaggctcTTGAAAACTCTAGTGTTTTGGGAGATAACACAGCAAAATTTGTGGCAGGAGCACTGCATCTAATTCCTatgtaaaagagagaaaattaattAAAGATTAGACCCACTCCACTCTAATAGTaatatgttctgacatcttgtgggaAGTCACATAAGGGACattggttaggtttaaaatttataTCCATATAGATATAGTTATAGATCTTACTTAGTTACTAACTCTGCTgagagagagaccccatcaggactcctgggttctatctcagctctgggaggtgaGTAGGGTCTAGTTTGTTTCTACAGAGGGCAGATATATCTGGGGTCtgtataagaacatcagaatggccatactaggggAGACCAATAGTCTATGAaacccagtatcctttcttctgacagtggccaatgccatgcacttcaaaaggaatgaacagaatacaGCAATTGTCAAGTGATTCACACCGACTCCAAGCTTATGCCAAACAGATgtaagggacaccatccctgcccatccaggctgaCAGCCATTGAttgagctatcctccatgaacttctctagttcttatTGCGACCGTGTTATAGTTTTGGACTTCATGACCTCccatggcaaagagttccacatgttgactgtgaagaaatactttcttttgtttgttttaaatctgctaacACTTCAGATACAACAATGGAAATGCCAGACAGCAATAATGGGCCCTCAGCACTGAcaaagaattgcaaaagagctttGTCTTCCTGTGAAGAATGGCTAAAGGGGCCCATCAGAGGCATGTgtccatgtcacctgatactggaaccaTATTGAATTCGGTACTTTTCCACAAGAAACTGGTGTGGGGGTCAAACGAGGAAACAAAGGActcctgccttatgtaaatcctatttcaGGGTGGAGAAGGATGTCATCCTGGTGGTCCGTTCTCCCCTGTtaccccacccaagatgactgctggaaacaactaagactGAACTGGGAGAAAGAACTGGACCAAGTCTGGAAGGGCGTCTGGCCTGTGAAGGAGATTAATACAATATAGAAACTGGTTACATGtgagttctcaccctaaatgtggttctaataagcttaggcttggtctacactaccccccctaattcgaactaaggtacgcaacttcagctacgtgaataacgtagctgaagttcgaagtaccttatttcgaattagttcaaacttaccttggtccacactcggcaggcaggctcccccgtcgactccgcggtactcctctcggcgagctggagtaccgcagtcgacggcgagcacttccgggttcgacttatcgcgtccagactagacgcgataagtcgaacccagaagttcgatttccagccgtcgaacttgccggtaagtgtagccaaggcctaagtctgcGTGTTCTGTTTTGCTTTCTTCATAATCTGCTACCTCCTTaactaattaaaatataactGCTATTGTTAATAAATTTTGTTCTGGTTccagtttatgtgatttctaacTGGAGGGGCATATGTGAGAAACTGTGCATAACCTCCTCCATATTGTGGGAAGAGGTGAATTtcatataattttgttttttttctccaagGGGGGCATGGATATCTGGTTGCTGTGCACGCCCCTTAAGCTGAGCCTTCTCAGAGTGGATCTCtgtgtgacaggttcggtcacagagacccccttgggactgtcacttgaTGTGCTGATATACCACTGAGACTGACCCTTCTGCCAGCCTGGACACCCCTTGCCATTGTCTTGCTGAATCAGGCGCTCCAGCCCAGACACAGAgactgggccacacccctctgcagaagATACAGACACTGACTTTATTTCAGCTCTAGGGTCGTTCACTTAAAAGGGACTTTTCTCAGCACCCAGTTGCATAgccccaatgggatctaaaccccagAAAAATCTGCCTTACACTGTATAAAATTGTATACAGTATAAGTTGTATTGTTCACCCTGTTTATCAAAGAAAGAGAGATATGAGCAAACTGTTTCCCCCCCCAGGTAACAATTACTTACATGggttttattaataaacaaaagtgattttatgaagTTCAAAAGGTATAATTTAAGTGGTCATAACAGATAGAATAAAGTaagttactaagcaaaataaaacaaacatgcaaggCTAAACTTAATACACCAAGAAACTTATTACAACTAACAGCTACTCACCCTAGATGTTATTTCAGGTAAAGTCTTTCTCGGGTCAGTGTTGTCCTTTCTGACCTGGGTACAGCATTTCTTGCCCATCCCTGTACTTATGGTCCTTTTGTTTACAGGTATTTTCCAGTGtttctttggggtggggaggcagtcTGTGAAGCCATCTGGAGACACACATTGTTTACTTCCCCCGCCTTATATAGAATTTTCCTAAGGCGTGAAACCTTTGTTTTCCCCCCACTTCCCTGTGGAAAAGTACCAGCTTCAacatggattccagtatcaggtgacatggtcacatgtccctgcaagaCCCCAGTCTCCATTCCTTATAGGCTGACTCACACATGCACAGGAAGGTTACGCTTTTTTATCTGCTAATGGACAATTAAGCCCCATCTGTCTTCCCCATTGAAGACCCTGAAGTGTAAGCAGAGGAAGTGACCCAAAGCCATGAACATAAAATATAGATAAACAAGACCATATTCCTAACTTCttctacaaaaatgatacatgtatgcAAATAGAGTAATCATATCCAGCAAATGACAGTCTTTCTAGAGACAAGTTCCATGAGGCATTTCACATAAAGCATATTACAGTCTTGTCATATTCATAtccataagcatattttcataaagcataagGAGTACAATGTCACACACTGTCTCTGtggagctgggtgtggccctgcctgtgtgcttggtTGGATAAGGCTAgggagcctagcccagcaagTCCAGGTAAAAGGGGGCCCACactggcagaagagtctgtctcAGTAACGCACAAGGGGGTTCAACCCATTACACAACCCCTTTTGCAAGGCCTGGGTCAATTTGCTTTAATGAGGCTGTGCCCTGAAAGAGAGAAACAGGAAAGAGAGTGTGCCCAATGGGAACTCTAGGAAGGGCGTGCTAAAGCAGACGAAGAGTTTGGGGGAGCTGGGCATGAAACTAGTTTCAGTGCCTTGGTGTGCAGGTCTCTGCTCCCAAAGAGAGGCACTAGAATGGAAGCTGCACCCCGAGAGTGGGCCTAGAAacccagagccagggcctgaACGCTGCTTCAACAAGATGTTCTCTTCACCCAAATGTGGCTCCTCTGCTTTCAGTTTTTCCCCAACTGCTCTGGTTCGAGAGCAGACCCAGCCAGGTTCCCTGCAGGAAATGTTTCCTAAACCAGGCAGTGCCAGTTTGGGGTCAGGGAGAGGGTTTGTCTCTCCCTTTGAAAGTGCTCCCCAGAATGGAAGAGGCAGCATGTCCCTTTTGTAGTGGGTTTTGTCCcatctctcactctctccctccccatgcaTTTGTGtccttctctccctttcctttgtAACTCACACACATGgctgcctgtctctgccactTCTAATATGCATCCCACCTTAGGTGCCAGTTAGACACACTCCAGGGGCTGTCAGGTGTAGCACTGGGTATTGCTGCATCAGAGGGCTGAGCTGGTTGTCAAGAAGCAGTGTGCATTCCTCTGGTTATTAATCCAGGTAAAATGAAGTCCCTGGCCATGACCATCCAGCAGCCTGCAGCTGCAAACTGTAACCTGCTTAGTAGTAACTTGTGTGGAGGGATTGCTGGGCTGGTGGCAGCTTCATAGACAGGGCTGGAGGCTGCTCGAAAGATGCGGGGGCTCgtagagcagcagctgctgctctgttcccTTCTGCGGCCTTTCTGGGGATGTCCTGACATCAGGCTTGCTACAAAGCTGCAGCTCTGTAGAACAATGGGTACCACAGCTCCCGTGGATGGGAGTGATATGGGAAGGCTGAGGAACTCCCGGCTGACGTTCTCAATGCTCCTGGTCTCCAGCCGCTGCTCCGTATCAGGTGGCAGCACAAGATCAGGAGTGAGGCTATACTGAAGCCAGtaaccctccccccatcagctaTGTTAGTTTTGGCAGCTAGAATGAAAGACCAGCAACATCTGAAGTGGGCACACCAAGGAGTGACATTATATGGCCAGTCTACATAGGAACCAGAAGCGTCAGTAGCAAAGAAGACTGTGCACGAATATACAACCAGAGCCTCTTAATCACCTTCCCAGAGATCGATCTACGCACACTCGGTTTGCAAGGAGGCTAAGTTCCTTTGGGGTTTGCCACGAAGATGATGATGGTGACTGATGGGACAAATGGCTCCCCGGATACTGTGGCAAAACATCTGTTGAACCAGTAATGTGCGTGCGGCTGAGGTCTGACAAACAGAAAGTGCAGGTGACACTCGCTGAATAAGGCAAGTGAGAGGGACATTGTACCTCAGCTTGCTTTTCCCCTGTGGTACTGCCCAGACTGGAGGACAAAATATGTTGTgtgaggtgtcaatggaaaagcaggggtttgctgaatatgattatcctatctgTATGTGTATCCaatttttatatctgaaattatgaatattgactatgtacctgtatttca
This genomic window contains:
- the LOC135972570 gene encoding olfactory receptor 52E4-like, translated to MSDFNTTDFTNPSTFILLGVPGLEVAHVWIAIPFCTMYGIAILGNFTILFIVKTEPSLHGPMYYFLCMLAITDLVISTSIVPKTLNIFWFNSREINFSACLTQMYFIQCFTVMASGILVAMAFDRYIAICDPLRHSTTLTNHRVAKIGLALLLRSSVLVMPNPILARQWPYCRTNIIPHTYCDGMAVMKLACADIRVSSYYGLFLAFLVIGVDVFSITVSYIQILRVIFRLPAKDARLKAFRTCGSHLFVFLTFCIPSLFSILTHRFGQNVPLHLHVIIANMYLLLPPMLNPIIYGVWTEQIRNRLFWLFTYKGT